In Levilactobacillus brevis, a single genomic region encodes these proteins:
- a CDS encoding galactose mutarotase, producing MKITKSVMGTIDNQSITQYLLTNQQGTRVSVLSWGATLQEFSVVEGARRQQLVVGESDLAAYDHNGWALCQALGRVAGRIGGAQFDLDGQTVHLEAGDDGNAIHGGPHGFRNVNWTGTTHTTDDTASLVLTYTATPAVDRYPGTLTTTITYTLTAADRLEISFTGKSDADTLFNPTIHTYFNVTDDQQSLDQQWLLLSGDHRLELDDTKVPTGKKLPTAGTGYDFSQPRKITDGLKQLKEAGKVEYDDAFEVIPSDRTPIAAIGDAAGHRRLAIYSDRNGLVVFTANPTDSKRAAERDYNALALEAQTLPDAIHHQGFGDIVLPANQAVTHTIAYQYLAGQK from the coding sequence AACAAGGTACCCGCGTTTCCGTTTTATCCTGGGGCGCAACGTTACAAGAATTTAGTGTTGTCGAGGGGGCTCGGCGGCAACAACTCGTGGTGGGAGAATCAGATCTTGCCGCTTACGATCACAATGGCTGGGCCCTGTGTCAAGCCTTGGGGCGGGTTGCCGGTCGGATTGGCGGCGCGCAATTTGATCTGGATGGCCAAACGGTTCACTTGGAAGCTGGCGATGACGGCAATGCCATTCACGGCGGCCCCCATGGCTTTCGGAATGTCAACTGGACGGGAACGACACACACTACCGACGATACGGCTAGCTTGGTACTGACCTATACCGCAACGCCGGCAGTTGATCGTTATCCGGGGACGTTGACGACGACCATCACCTACACGTTGACGGCGGCCGATCGCTTGGAAATTAGTTTTACCGGGAAGAGTGACGCTGACACGCTGTTTAACCCGACGATTCACACGTACTTCAATGTGACTGACGATCAGCAAAGCCTCGATCAACAGTGGCTATTATTGAGTGGGGATCATCGTCTAGAACTCGATGACACCAAAGTTCCGACGGGTAAGAAACTGCCAACGGCCGGGACCGGTTATGATTTTAGTCAACCACGAAAGATTACCGATGGCCTGAAGCAACTCAAGGAAGCTGGCAAGGTCGAATACGACGATGCCTTCGAAGTCATTCCGAGTGACCGTACGCCAATCGCTGCAATTGGGGACGCTGCGGGCCATCGGCGGCTTGCCATTTACTCCGATCGCAACGGGCTGGTCGTCTTCACGGCCAATCCGACCGATTCGAAGCGGGCGGCCGAGCGGGATTACAATGCCTTGGCGCTGGAAGCCCAGACGTTGCCCGACGCCATTCACCATCAAGGATTCGGCGACATTGTGTTGCCGGCTAATCAAGCCGTGACCCACACGATTGCCTATCAATACCTCGCGGGTCAGAAGTAA